From Heliangelus exortis chromosome W unlocalized genomic scaffold, bHelExo1.hap1 SUPER_W_unloc_2, whole genome shotgun sequence, the proteins below share one genomic window:
- the LOC139790554 gene encoding olfactory receptor 14J1-like, translating into MSYDRYVAICKPLHYGTLLGSRACVHMAAAAWGTGFLTALLHTANTFSLPLCQGNALDQFFCEIPQILKLSCSHSYLREIWVVVVGCCFGFGCFVFIVVSHVWIFRAVLRIPSEQGRHKAFSTCLPYLAVVSLFISTAMFSHLKPPSISSPSLDLAMAVLYLVVPPAVNPLIYSMRNQELKGAVKKLTTGIFLK; encoded by the coding sequence ATGTCCTACGACCGCTATgtggccatctgcaaacccctgcactacgggaccctcctgggcagcagagcttgtgtccacatggcagcagctgcctggggcactgggtttctcactgctctgctgcacacagccaatacattttccctgcccctctgccagggcaatgccctggaccagttcttctgtgaaatccctcagatcctcaagctctcctgctcacactcctaCCTCAGGGAAATTTGGGTTGTGGTTGTAGGTTGCTGTTTTGgatttgggtgttttgttttcatcgtGGTGTCCCATGTGTGgatcttcagggctgtgctgaggatcccctctgagcagggaaggcacaaagccttttccacgtGCCTCCCTTACCTGGCCGTGGTCTCCCTGTTCATCAGCACAGCCATGTTTTCCCACCTGAAgcccccctccatctcctccccatccctggactTGGCAATGGCAGTTCTGTACTTGGTGGTTCCCCCAGCAGtgaaccccctcatctacagcatgaggaacCAAGAGCTCAAGGGTGCTGTGAAGAAACTCACAACAGGAATTTTTCTCAAGTAA
- the LOC139790555 gene encoding uncharacterized protein, with product MLEWMEAPGPSKQQVRARGRRFLTVLENKAGNLDQEGEEDSDGDDIIWPSSQEFFQDLKFVLQEESSSSSSMGTESEGQEDNYQQSTFPESLELMDMEPAGSARARALEKEGHHLPLAPVAEQKAKAPACLAFSELDTAVEAESLAPVPSSPAEDDLALVGSDHFIVREFMAKAVLVTQGPDQQSTEQQDFIEGMGNQAEPSTAFGSLVAQEAEGTSSPLADTGTPHHAPSAQDEGEATASPLCWDPQHQVASETRGDTQPSSSPRDTPKAGPGTSLRRGQAWPSIECIGERNPAPLPAPGGFLEVATSPEPACPTVLPAAFHLWIF from the exons ATGCTGGAGTGGATGGAAGCCCCCGGACCCAGCAAGCAGCAAGTGAGGGCAAGAGGGAGGAGATTCCTGACAGTGCTGGAGAACAAAGCAGGGAACTTAGAccaggagggggaagaggacaGTGATGGAGATGACATCATCTGGCCCTCTTCCCAGGAGTTCTTTCAGGACCTCAAGTTTGTCCTCCAGGAGGAATCCAGCTCATCCAGCAGCATGGGCACAGAGTCCGAAGGACAGGAAGATAATTACCAGCAGAGCACATTTCCTGAATCACTGGAGCTCATGGACATGGAGCCAGCAGGTTCTGCCCGGGCCAGAGCTCTTGAGAAAGAGGGGCACCACTTGCCTCTGGCTCCTGTGGCAGAACAGAAGGCAAAAGCACCAGCTTGTCTTGCCTTTAGTGAGCTAGACACAGCAGTGGAGGCAGAGAGCCTGGCACCTGTTCCCTCCAGCCCCGCAGAAGATGATCTGGCTCTGGTGGGCAGTGACCACTTTATTGTCAGGGAGTTTATGGCCAAGGCTGTGCTTGTGACACAGGGACCAGACCAGCAGTCCACAGAACAGCAAGACTTCATAGAAGGCATGGGCAatcaggcagagcccagcacagcctttgGCTCCTTGGTAGCACAAGAGGCTGAAGGGACTTCATCACCTCTGGCAGACACTGGCACGCCCCACCATGCACCATCTGCCCAAGATGAAGGAGAAGCAACGGCTTCTCCCTTGTGTTGGGACCCTCAGCACCAG GTGGCCTCTGAGACCAGAGGTGACACACAGCCCTCCTCCAGTCCCAGGGACACGCCCAAGGCTGGCCCAGGTACGTCCCTGAGGCGAGGGCAGGCCTGGCCCTCCATAGAGTGCATCGGAGAAAGAAACCCAgctcccctgccagcaccaggagggTTCCTGGAGGTGGCCACCAGCCCTGAGCCTGCCTGCCCCACCGTGCTGCCAGCTGCCTTTCACCTGTGGATTTTTTGA